The following DNA comes from Mucisphaera calidilacus.
TACATGCTCATGAAGAATTTGCTGGGCATGAAGCCGGACGCGATGAGCGAGGTGTTCGCGGGGTGGAACGAGGGCGATCTGGACTCGTACCTGATCGAGATCACGGCGGACATCCTTCAGCAGAAGGACCCGATGAACAAGCGTCGGTTCCTGGTGGACTCGGTGCTGGACACGGCGGGTCAGAAGGGGACGGGCAAGTGGACGTCGACGAGTGCGTTGGATCTGGGGATTCCGGCGAACGCGATCGCGGAGGCGGTGTTTGCGCGGTGCCTGTCGGCGATCAAGGAGGAGCGTGTCTCGGCGAGCAAGCAGCTGCGTGGGCCGAAGGCGCCGCGTCTGCCGATGAGCAAGGCGAAGGCGATCGAGGCGATCCGCGAGGCGCTCTACTGCTCGAAGATCTGCGCGTACGCTCAGGGGTTCCAGCTGATGGCGGAGGCGGCGAGGGAGTATGACTGGAAGCTCGACTTCGGGAAGATCGCGAAGATCTTCCGGGGCGGGTGTATCATCCGGGCGCGGTTCCTGCAGAAGATCACGGAGGCGTACAAGGCGGACCGGAGGCTGCAGAACCTGATGCTCGACCCGTATTTCAAGAAGGCGTTGCACGGCGGCCAGGGCAACTGGCGGTCGGTGGTGACGATGGCGACGAACGCGGGGGTGCCGATCCCGGCGTTCAGCAGCGCGTTGGCCTACTTCGACGGGTACCGGACGGCGGTGCTGCCGGCGAACCTGCTGCAGGCGCAGCGGGACTATTTCGGGGCGCACACGTTCGAGCGGACGGACAAACCGCGTGGGCAGTTCTTCCACGTGGAC
Coding sequences within:
- the gndA gene encoding NADP-dependent phosphogluconate dehydrogenase; this translates as MARKKSTAAKTPPADIGLIGLAVMGQNLILNMADHGYTVAVYNRTSSKVDDFIASAKASEPSAGRLVGCKSLKKFVSSIKRPRKIVLLVKAGWATDATIESVVPYLEKGDIIIDGGNALWTDTIRREQELTAKGLRFIGSGVSGGETGARFGPSLMPGGSKEAWKELEPIWKAISAKVDRKTGRPIEVDTPGQVAKGGEPCTVHIGENGAGHYVKMVHNGIEYIDMQLICEAYMLMKNLLGMKPDAMSEVFAGWNEGDLDSYLIEITADILQQKDPMNKRRFLVDSVLDTAGQKGTGKWTSTSALDLGIPANAIAEAVFARCLSAIKEERVSASKQLRGPKAPRLPMSKAKAIEAIREALYCSKICAYAQGFQLMAEAAREYDWKLDFGKIAKIFRGGCIIRARFLQKITEAYKADRRLQNLMLDPYFKKALHGGQGNWRSVVTMATNAGVPIPAFSSALAYFDGYRTAVLPANLLQAQRDYFGAHTFERTDKPRGQFFHVDWPEPGRPISKS